Proteins encoded by one window of Leopardus geoffroyi isolate Oge1 chromosome X, O.geoffroyi_Oge1_pat1.0, whole genome shotgun sequence:
- the LOC123593979 gene encoding LOW QUALITY PROTEIN: E3 ubiquitin-protein ligase RNF168-like (The sequence of the model RefSeq protein was modified relative to this genomic sequence to represent the inferred CDS: deleted 1 base in 1 codon; substituted 1 base at 1 genomic stop codon) — MAAPQSAIPSLSECQCLICLEILIEPVTLPCNHTLCNQCFQSTIEKASICCPFCRRRISSWTRYHARRNSLVNMGLWQIIQKHYPEECRLRMAGQKSEEMVDDFKPVRLLSKPGELRKEYEEEVSKMEAERRAIEENEEKLSKEYIQRLLAEEEEEERRQSQKRQRELEEQLKSDEELARKLSFDLNYYDRKDLASPLNSTKPGTVTAKSPKKSKKRNTNTGDIQTYFSPKFQFGSTSRSEVAQESRNMSVSKETDTTVVKSPVWQDGVSEEDMPTVFPQLSMDIQEQAAQSSVESPVPQLHDNGREWCLQQKIKMTRSNRDKELRVLNNKGTEARVPCFGETESACIVSGMTQIIESNKVDTENEDDCLLISEDISKGKNQESLFEAVPDPCISAKRKKMFPKASSAPEETEINVTENVIDLECLPSERNKQEEQDWFFAYQLQQEIDKEQMKPNRQKGSPDEYQLRPISSLPDKLRSGQRKYSKDQKFKKQTDREHLKSRRGSENENXQPSLKIQLKHSVNVNRRKIPNPSTDNCNVSKRAHSLPSSKSQTSIFQMFQRYGK; from the exons ATGGCCGCGCCCCAAAGCGCCATCCCTTCCTTGTCGGAATGCCAGTGCCTCATCTGTTTGGAAATCTTAATCGAGCCCGTAACTCTGCCTTGTAACCACACACTCTGTAATCAATGTTTCCAGTCAACTATCGAAAAGGCAAGTATATGCTGTCCTTTCTGTCGCCGCCGGATCTCTTCGTGGACCCGGTACCATGCCCGAAGAAATTCGCTTGTCAACATGGGACTGTGGCAGATAATCCAAAAGCACTATCCAGAAGAATGCAGGCTTAGAATGGCTGGGCAGAAATCAGAGGAGATGGTTGATGACTTTAAGCCAGTTCGCTTATTAAGTAAGCCCGGGGAATTGAGAAAAGAATATGAAGAGGAGGTAAGCAAGATGGAGGCAGAGCGACGAGCcattgaagaaaatgaagaaaaattgagtaaagaatacatacagagaTTATTggcagaagaagaagaggaggaaagacgGCAGTCacaaaaaaggcaaagagagctGGAGGAACAACTGAAAAGTGATGAAGAACTAGCAAGAAAGCTAAGCTTTGATCTTAATTACTATGACAGAAAGGACTTGGCTTCTCCTTTGAATTCCACAAAACCTGGTACGGTCACAGCCAAGTCTccaaagaaaagtaagaagaGAAACACCAACACTGGAGATATTCAGACATACTTCTCACCTAAATTTCAGTTTGGGTCAACATCACGGTCTGAAGTTGCCCAAGAAAGCAGGAATATGTCCGTGTCCAAGGAAACTGACACTACTGTCGTAAAAAGCCCTGTGTGGCAAGATGGAGTAAGTGAAGAAGATATGCCAACAGTTTTTCCACAACTATCCATGGACATTCAAGAACAGGCTGCACAGTCTTCAGTAGAGTCACCTGTACCTCAGTTGCATGACAACGGTAGAGAATGGTGccttcaacaaaaaattaaaatgacacgAAGCAATCGTGATAAAGAGTTACGTGTCCTAAATAACAAGGGAACTGAAGCCAGAGTTCCCTGCtttggagaaacagagagtgCATGCATTGTATCAGGTATGACACAGATAATTGAAAGTAACAAAGTTGACACAGAAAATGAAGACGATTGCCTACTGATCAGTGAagatatttccaaaggaaaaaaccaGGAATCTTTGTTTGAAGCAGTCCCGGATCCATGCATttctgcaaaaagaaagaaaatgttcccCAAAGCTTCCTCAGCTccagaggaaacagaaatcaacGTTACCGAGAATGTCATAGATTTGGAATGCTTGCCTTCTGAGAGAAATAAACAGGAAGAGCAGGACTGGTTTTTTGCATATCAGCTTCAGCAAGAAATAgacaaagaacaaatgaaacccaACCGGCAAAAAGGGTCCCCAGATGAATATCAGCTACGTCCTATATCTTCACTTCCAGACAAATTGCGAAGTGGGCAGAGGAAGTATTCCAAAGACCAGAAGTTCAAAAAACAGACTGATAGAGAGCATTTAAAATCTCGGAGAGgctcagaaaatgaaaactgacaGCCATCTCTTAAGATCCAGTTGAAACATTCAGTTAAtgttaacaggaga aagataCCAAATCCTTCTACAGATAATTGTAATGTATCTAAAAGGGCTCATTCCCTACCATCTAGTAAGTCACAGACAAGTATTTTTCAGATGTTTCAGAGGTATGGAAAGTAA